The Balearica regulorum gibbericeps isolate bBalReg1 chromosome 5, bBalReg1.pri, whole genome shotgun sequence genome window below encodes:
- the TMEM229B gene encoding transmembrane protein 229B isoform X2, with the protein MAAAEPLTAFSRWYLYAIHGYFCEVMFTAAWDFVVNFNWKFPGVTSVWALFIYGTSILIVEKMYLYLKDKCNILVRCFIYTLWTYLWEFTTGLILRQFNACPWDYSQFDFDFMGLITLEYAIPWFCASFIMEQLVIRNTLRLRFDETAEPGAPTVPIALANGHVKTD; encoded by the coding sequence ATGGCTGCGGCAGAACCTCTGACCGCTTTCTCCCGATGGTACCTCTATGCCATTCATGGCTACTTCTGTGAGGTGATGTTCACAGCTGCCTGGGATTTTGTGGTCAACTTTAATTGGAAGTTTCCAGGTGTTACCAGTGTGTGGGCACTCTTCATCTATGGCACCTCCATCCTCATTGTGGAGAAGATGTATCTATATCTCAAAGACAAGTGTAACATTTTAGTGCGCTGCTTCATTTACACACTTTGGACATACCTCTGGGAGTTCACCACCGGCCTCATCCTACGCCAGTTCAATGCCTGCCCATGGGACTATTCCCAGTTTGATTTTGACTTCATGGGCCTGATCACCCTGGAGTATGCTATCCCATGGTTTTGTGCTTCTTTCATTATGGAGCAACTGGTGATCAGAAACACCCTGCGCTTACGATTTGATGAGACTGCTGAGCCGGGGGCCCCCACTGTCCCCATTGCCTTGGCCAACGGCCACGTGAAGACTGATTGA
- the TMEM229B gene encoding transmembrane protein 229B isoform X1, with protein sequence MAPDEESRETQLERSACWGVCRRMAAAEPLTAFSRWYLYAIHGYFCEVMFTAAWDFVVNFNWKFPGVTSVWALFIYGTSILIVEKMYLYLKDKCNILVRCFIYTLWTYLWEFTTGLILRQFNACPWDYSQFDFDFMGLITLEYAIPWFCASFIMEQLVIRNTLRLRFDETAEPGAPTVPIALANGHVKTD encoded by the exons ATGGCGCCTGATGAAGAGTCAAGAGAAACTCAACTTGAAAGA AGTGCCTGCTGGGGTGTGTGCAGAAGAATGGCTGCGGCAGAACCTCTGACCGCTTTCTCCCGATGGTACCTCTATGCCATTCATGGCTACTTCTGTGAGGTGATGTTCACAGCTGCCTGGGATTTTGTGGTCAACTTTAATTGGAAGTTTCCAGGTGTTACCAGTGTGTGGGCACTCTTCATCTATGGCACCTCCATCCTCATTGTGGAGAAGATGTATCTATATCTCAAAGACAAGTGTAACATTTTAGTGCGCTGCTTCATTTACACACTTTGGACATACCTCTGGGAGTTCACCACCGGCCTCATCCTACGCCAGTTCAATGCCTGCCCATGGGACTATTCCCAGTTTGATTTTGACTTCATGGGCCTGATCACCCTGGAGTATGCTATCCCATGGTTTTGTGCTTCTTTCATTATGGAGCAACTGGTGATCAGAAACACCCTGCGCTTACGATTTGATGAGACTGCTGAGCCGGGGGCCCCCACTGTCCCCATTGCCTTGGCCAACGGCCACGTGAAGACTGATTGA